One part of the Vicia villosa cultivar HV-30 ecotype Madison, WI linkage group LG6, Vvil1.0, whole genome shotgun sequence genome encodes these proteins:
- the LOC131610953 gene encoding 1-aminocyclopropane-1-carboxylate oxidase homolog 4-like: MAAYDRAKAVKEFDDSKIGVKGLSDSGIKTIPQIFIHPPQTLSDLKSSSNKTTSIPLIDLSNVASPNHRPNILNQIKQAAKTWGFFQIINHNVNLSVLESTIEAIESFHNQPHETKSKYYKREEGRGVMYASNNDLYRTTAASWHDSLQAWMAPETPESEELPEICRKEMIEWDLNCVGVAEMVFELLSEGLGLESGRLKELSFGESRVMVGHCYPYCPQPDLTMGITPHTDPGAITLLLQNQVPGLQVEHGGEWVDVNPVHGGIIVNIGDFLQIISNGEYTSVQHRVLANSHEKSRISIVMFLNLSKWRQDGYHGPLPELVSSEKPPNYRDFTLQEFIDNFYSKGIDTKSFIDKVKIQN, encoded by the exons atggcaGCTTATGACAGAGCAAAAGCAGTGAAGGAATTCGACGACTCCAAAATAGGTGTAAAAGGTCTCTCCGATTCCGGCATCAAAACCATTCCACAAATTTTCATCCACCCACCACAAACACTTTCCGACCTAAAATCTTCCTCCAACAAAACCACTTCAATCCCACTCATCGACCTCTCCAACGTAGCTTCACCAAACCACCGACCAAACATCCTCAACCAAATCAAACAAGCAGCCAAAACATGGGGATTCTTCCAAATCATAAACCACAACGTAAACTTGTCCGTTCTCGAAAGCACCATCGAAGCCATCGAGTCTTTCCATAACCAACCACACGAAACAAAGTCCAAGTACTACAAACGAGAAGAAGGACGTGGAGTCATGTATGCAAGTAACAACGACTTGTATAGAACAACCGCTGCCAGCTGGCATGATTCTCTGCAAGCGTGGATGGCGCCGGAGACACCGGAATCTGAGGAGTTGCCGGAGATTTGTAGGAAGGAGATGATTGAATGGGATTTGAACTGTGTTGGAGTTGCTGAAATGGTTTTTGAGTTGTTGTCTGAAGGGTTGGGGTTGGAAAGTGGAAGGTTGAAGGAGTTGAGTTTTGGTGAAAGTAGAGTGATGGTGGGACATTGTTATCCTTACTGTCCTCAACCGGATTTGACTATGGGTATTACACCGCATACAGATCCTGGTGCGATTACGTTGTTGTTGCAGAATCAAGTGCCGGGGTTGCAGGTGGAGCACGGCGGTGAGTGGGTGGATGTTAACCCCGTGCACGGCGGTATCATTGTTAATATCGGCGATTTTCTTCAG aTAATTTCTAATGGGGAGTATACGAGTGTACAACACAGGGTGTTGGCTAATTCACATGAGAAATCAAGAATCTCAATTGTGATGTTCTTGAATTTGAGTAAATGGAGACAAGATGGTTACCATGGGCCTCTTCCTGAGTTGGTGTCCTCAGAGAAACCACCAAATTATCGAGATTTCACTCTGCAAGAATTTATTGACAACTTTTATAGCAAGGGAATTGATACCAAGTCTTTCATAGacaaagttaaaattcaaaactgA